In Desulfovibrio sp. TomC, the sequence CGAAGCCCGGGGCGGACGGCTTTTTGCCCTTCTGGCCGAGGCCGGCCGGGACACGCTTGGCGTCTATCTGGCCCATTACACGATTGTCCTGATGTTTTACGCCCTGCTTCCCCCGCCCGTGGCCCCGGCCCTGCGCCTGCCGATTGGCGCGGCCGCCCTGGTCGTCTCGTTTGCCGGTTCCCTGGCCCTGACCCGGCTGGCCCGCCGCCATGCCGGCTCCCGGCTCTCCCGACTGTTTTTCGCCGTTTAGAGGAAGACGGAAGAAGCCTCCGGCGGCCGGGGGGATGATCCCCCCGGACCCCTGCAAAGGGGGACGCTTTGTACGGCTGGAATCCCGCACGCATTTGCCTTGCCGTCGGTCCAGCCGCAGAGCTGGCCGCCACGGCGGCCGACCGGGATTGCCCGGAGCGTGCGGCAAATGAGTTGGCAGCACTTCTTTAATTGACAATGATTTTCAATTTCGACTAAGGAAGGTTCCCAGAGGCCACGCGGACGGCCCCGGAGGACCCCCATGGAACGCAAGACCCTGTTTGAGAATGCCGAGTTTGCCTGCCCCATCGTCGGCACCTGCCTGACCCTGTCCGAACTGCGCCGGATCTGCCGCAAATTCGGCGACGCCGTGCCGGAAAACGCCTCGGACTACGAGGCCCACGTGTTTTTGGTGGGCCAGGCCAAGATCGCAGGCAGCCCTGCGGTCAAATACCTGCAAAAATACCTCGATAAGAAATACCGCCGGGAACTGCGCGCCTTTTGGAAAACCGAAGACGAGGCCGCATTGCGGCGGCTGTGGCGCGACCGGGCCGATGCCGGCGACGTGCCCGGGCCGTTCTGGGCGCTGATGTCCCACCCGACGGCCAGCGACGGCCTCCTGCGCGATGTCTACGGCGAAATACACATGCTCTCCCACCGGGTGGGCGCGGCCAACCGGGCCGACCTGTCCAAGCTCGCGCACCTGGAGGACAAGCTGACCGAAGTGACCGCCGCTCTGGAGGATAGCAAAGTCGTGCTGCGCCAGGCCGTGTCGGTCTGGAAAACCCGCTGCCGCCAGGCCATGGAAGAACTGGCGGCCGAACGGGGCAAGCGCCGCAGCGCCGAACGCGAACGCATCTCCCTGCGCCAGGCCATTGAAAATTCCGCGGTCGCGGCCGTGAGCCGGGAGCGCGACGTCCTGCGCGACCAACTCCTGGAAGTGTCCGACCGTTTGGCGTCCACCGAGGCCGAAGCCGCCAGGCAAGCCCTGCTCCTTGAGCGCATGCACGCCGATCTGCACAGGACCCGGCAGGAACTGGCCGACCGCGACAGCGAAGTGGCCGCCCTGGAAGCCTCGCTCTTTTCCGCCCTGGGCGACGCCGCCGCCGCCCACGCCGCCCATGCCGAGCACCACCAAGGCGAATTGGCCGGCCTGGACGACCAGATGGGCGGCCATTGCCAGGGCAACCCCGCCTGCACCGGCGGGTGCGCCGCCGACCCGGCCGCCTGCAAATGCCGGGCGGCCCTGCAGCGCGGCCTGCCCGTGGACACCGCCATCACCGGCAAACGGGTCCTCTACGTGGGCGGCCGGTCGTCGCTTGTGGCCCATTACAAGGTCCTGGCCGAGAAATTCGGCTGCGAACTGCTCCACCACGACGGCGGCCGGGAACAGTCCTCCCACCGGTTGTGGGAACTGCTCGGCTCGGCCGACGCCGTGGTCTGCCCCGTGGACTGCGTCAGCCACGAGGCCTGCTCGCTGGTCAAACAAGCCTGCAAAGGATGTCTCAAACCCTTGATCCTGGCCCGATCCTCGGGGCTTTCCAGCCTCGCCCGCTCCCTGGCCGAACTTGGCGCGCCGGCGCAGTAGGCCTCCCACCTTCCCCGGGCCACGGTTGCATCCGCCGGCCCGACCGGCTATTCCTTTCGGGAAGCGCTCCGCACGGGGCGCTCCCCAAAGGAGATTTTTATGACCCCTCGCCGCAATATTTCCTCCGGCTCCAAATGGGAACCGCTTTTGGGCTATTCCCGGGCCGTCGTGGCCGGCAACACCGTCTACGTCTCCGGCACGGTCGGCGCTGCGGCCGACGGCACCATCCCGGACGGGGCCTATGCCCAGACCGTGCGCGCCCTGGAAATCATCCGCGACGCCCTGGCCCAGGCCGGCGCGGACATGACCAATGTCGTGCGGACCCGGCTGTTTTTGGCCGACATGGGCGATTTCGACGCCGTGGCCAAGGCCCATGGCGAGGTGTTCGGCGACATCCGCCCGGCCACCACCATCGTCGAAGTGGCCAAGCTCGTGGACGCCGCCTTCCTGGTCGAAGTCGAGGCGTTGGCTGTTATCTAGGAGCCTTGGGAAAAAGCAGGAAGAGTGCCTCCGGCGGCCAAAGGGCAGTGCCCTTTGGAAACCCACTTTAATGAAAGGTTTCCAGAGGAGGACTCCTGCCGCAGCATGGCAAGAGCGGGCCAGGACGACCCTGCGGCGCAAGCCGCCCCATGGTCCTTGCCGTTTGGGAAATCGTGACCATGTTCTCCAAAGCCGTCCCGCACGGCCCGGCGAGTGGCGTTTTCGCAACAAGCCGGCTGGTTTCCCCTTGCGGGGATTGTTTTTTGCGGGTAATTTGTGAAAAAAGTATCATAATGAGGCCCGCAGCCCATGAAACATGAGATCGTCATCTGCATGGGCAGTTCGTGTTTCGCCAGAGGCAACCGCAAACACCTGCTCATGATCGAACAGTATCTGGCCGACCACGGGCTGACCGAATCCGTTGTCCTGACCGGTTCGCGTTGTGAGGACCAATGCCGTTGCGGCCCCAACATCCGCATCGACGGCCAACTCTACGGCGAAATCAGCGGCGAACGCCTGCTCGAACTCTTAAGCCGCCATCTGGCCGGCTGATTCCCTTGCCCAATGCCATCCCTGGCGGTACACCGGCCCTTGTCCGGCCAGCTCCCCCCCGTTTCCACCCTCCGAGTGGTTCCCGGCAACGGCGGACTCCCCCAGCGATGCCCCTAAAGCCCTTCTCCCGGGAGGCGACATGCTTTCGCATTACCCCAT encodes:
- a CDS encoding RidA family protein codes for the protein MTPRRNISSGSKWEPLLGYSRAVVAGNTVYVSGTVGAAADGTIPDGAYAQTVRALEIIRDALAQAGADMTNVVRTRLFLADMGDFDAVAKAHGEVFGDIRPATTIVEVAKLVDAAFLVEVEALAVI
- a CDS encoding DUF2325 domain-containing protein; this encodes MERKTLFENAEFACPIVGTCLTLSELRRICRKFGDAVPENASDYEAHVFLVGQAKIAGSPAVKYLQKYLDKKYRRELRAFWKTEDEAALRRLWRDRADAGDVPGPFWALMSHPTASDGLLRDVYGEIHMLSHRVGAANRADLSKLAHLEDKLTEVTAALEDSKVVLRQAVSVWKTRCRQAMEELAAERGKRRSAERERISLRQAIENSAVAAVSRERDVLRDQLLEVSDRLASTEAEAARQALLLERMHADLHRTRQELADRDSEVAALEASLFSALGDAAAAHAAHAEHHQGELAGLDDQMGGHCQGNPACTGGCAADPAACKCRAALQRGLPVDTAITGKRVLYVGGRSSLVAHYKVLAEKFGCELLHHDGGREQSSHRLWELLGSADAVVCPVDCVSHEACSLVKQACKGCLKPLILARSSGLSSLARSLAELGAPAQ
- a CDS encoding (2Fe-2S) ferredoxin domain-containing protein, with amino-acid sequence MKHEIVICMGSSCFARGNRKHLLMIEQYLADHGLTESVVLTGSRCEDQCRCGPNIRIDGQLYGEISGERLLELLSRHLAG